GGTCTCGGTGCCGTCGGACACCAGCACGATCGTCGACTGACCCGGCAGCCCCTTGAGCTGCTCCGCCGCGCGCTCGAGTGACGCGCCGATCGGCGTCATGCCGTGCGGCGAGACACGCGCCAGCGCCGCGTCGATCGACTGGGGGTCCACGCGCCGCACGGGCGCGAGCACGTCGATGTCCTTGCAGTCGCGCTTCTCCTTGGGCGACTTCGAGCCGTAGACGATCAGCCCCACGTTCATCTCCGCGGGCATGTTGTCCACGAGGTCCTTCACCACGCGCTGGGCCAGCTGCATCTTCGGCTGGCCGCCCATCTTGCCGGCCATGCTGCCGGAGGCGTCGAGCACGATCAGAACGTTCGTGAGCTCGCCGTCGTCCGCCAGGGCAGCGGGAGCCCCGAGCGTGAGTGCCAGGGCGAGCGCGAGGGCGCGCGCATGGGACCGCCTCATTCCAGCCTCCTGCTCGTGCGCTGTGGTGTCGGACGAGCGGGCTCGATCTTAGACTGTGCGCCGGGCTTGGCACAGCAGGTCGACATATCTCCGGAGGCCGCCGACGATCCGCTGATCGGCCGGCGCGTGCGCGACTTCTCGATCGTGGAGCGCATCGGCCGCGGCGGGATGGGCGCCGTGTACCGCGCCGAGCACCTCTTGCTGCGCGAGCCGCGCGCGCTGAAGGTGATTCGCGCCGAGCTGTTCCGCGCCGTGCCACACGCGGTCGAGCGCTTCGAGCGCGAGGCGCGCATCGCGGTGAAGCTGCGGCACCCGAACCTGGTGCTGCTGCACGACTTCTTCGTGGAGGACGGCGACCACTTCCTGGTCATGGAGTATGTCGTCGGGCAGAGCCTCGCGGAGCTGTTGCGCGCGCGCGGGGTGCTCTCGACCGCCGAGGTGTGTCGCATCGGCGCGCAGTGCTGCGCGGGGCTCGCGCATGCGCACGAGCTCGGGATCGTGCACCGCGACCTGTCGCCGGAGAACGTGATGCTGACACCGTCCGCCGACGGGCCGACGGTGAAGATCATCGACTTCGGCGTCGCGCGTGCCGCGCTGTCGCAGGAGACCACGACGCGCATCACCGACGCCACGCTGACGCGCGTGGGCGACTTCATCGGCAAGCCGCGCTACGCCTCGCCCGAGCAGGCCGGGTCACTCGGACCCGGCGAGGAGCTCGACGCGCGCAGTGACTTGTACTCGCTCGGGCTGGTGCTGTACGAGATGGCGACGGGCGCGCTGCCGTTCCGATCGGAGTCGGCGGTCGGCTATCTCGCGCTGCACCTCTACCAGGCGCCGCCGGCGCCGTCGGAGCTGCACCCCGAGCTGAACGTGTCGCCCGCGCTCGAGCGGGTGATCCTCCGCTGTCTCGAGAAGGACCGCAACGCGCGCTACGCGAGCGCGGCCGAGCTCGGGCACGCGCTCGAAGAGGTGAGTCGCGAGAACCTGGCGCGCTTGCAGCGGCCGCAGCGTCGGCGGGCGGGGCGGCCGCTGTGGCTGGCGGGCGCAGCGGCCGGCGCGCTCGCGCTCGCGGCGTTCGCGGCCTGGCGCGCGCACGAGCGCTCTCCCGCGGCCGCCGCGCTGACCGAGACCGCGCGAGCAGAGCCCGCCCCTGCCCCGACACCCGCTCCCGCCCCCGCCGCGACGGCCGCGCCTGCGCCCGTACCCGAGCCGACTCCCGTGGTCGCGCCGCCCCCGGTCGTGACTCGCGTGCCCGAGCCCGAACCGGCGCCGCCTCCTGCCGAGGCAGCCGCTGCTCCCGCGCCCACGCACAAGACCGCGCGGGCCACTCCACGGCGCGCGCCGAGTCCAGCCCCGTCAGCGGCCTTCTCGAGCGAAGACGAGATGGAGGCGGCGTTCCAGGCCGCGGTGCAGTTCGAGGGCGGGCACTCGCCGGCCGAGGCCGCGGGGAACTGGAAGAAGTTCCGCGCCCGGGGCCCCTCGCACGACTGGGACGAGCGCGCCAAGCGCCGGATCACCGAGCTAACCCTGGGCGGAATGAAGGAATTCCCGTAGGCTGACAATTCGAGCAATTACTCTTACAGTAGTTGCATGAATTATCGGATCGAACAGCTGGCCGGCATCACCGGGGTCCGGGCGGAGACCATCCGCTTCTACCAGGGCCGCGGCCTGCTGCATCCGCCGACCCGTTCCGGCCGGGTGGCCCTGTACGACGACTCGCATCGCGAGCGGCTGGCCCGGATCCGCAGCCTGCTCGAGGACGGGCTCACGCTCGCGCTGATCAAGCGCGTGCTCGACCGCGGCGAGGCCCCGGCCGAGACCGCGAGCGATCGGCTGGTCGACGCGCTCGCGCGCGAGAAGGTCGGCGGGCGCACCTACTCGCGGGCGGAGCTCGCGCTCGCGACCGGCATGCCCGAGGCGCTGATCTCGTCGATCCAGCTCGCGGGCCTGTTCGAGCCGATCCGCGTGGGCGGAGAGGACCGCTTCAGCGAAGCCGACGTCGAGATGGCGCGCGCGGGGCTGCGCCTGCTCGGCGCCGGCTTCCCGATCCACGAGCTGCTCGCGGTCGCCGTGCAGCACGGCAACGCGACCCGAGACACGGCGGACCGCGCGATCGAGCTCTTCGACCGGCACATCCGCGAGGGCGGCGCGCGCGACCGCGACGCGAGCGAGGTCGAGGCCGCCTTCCGGCAGCTCCTTCCCGAAGTGACTCGCCTGGTGGCGCTGTACTTCCAGCGCACGCTGGTGAGCCGCGCGCTGGCCCGGCTGCGCGGCCGCGGCGAGGGCGAGGCGCTGGCGCGCGCGGTCGCGGCCACCGAGTCGGCGAGCCTCGAGGTGGCCTGGAAGTGACTCCGCTTCCGACCGGCTCCGCGAAGACGGCGCTGGTGCGCGAGATGTTCGACCGCATCGCGCCGCGCTACGACCGCATGAACCGCGTGCTGTCGCTCGGGCTCGACCAGCGCTGGCGGCGGGCGGCGCTCGCGGCGATCCGCGTCGGCACCGGCGACCGCGTGGTGGACCTGGCGTGCGGCACGGGCGACCTGGCCGAGCTCGCCGCCGCGCGCGGCGCGCGCGTGGTGGCCGTGGACGGAGCGCGCGAGATGCTGCGCGGCGCGCGGCGCCGGGGCGTTCCGGCGGGCTTCGCGCGCTGCGACGTGGCGGAGCTTCCGCTGCGCACCGGCTGCGCCAGCGCGGTCACCTGTGGCTTCGCGCTGCGCAACTTCAGCGAGCCCGAGCTCGCCCTGTGCGAGGCCGCGCGCGTGCTCGCGCCGGCCGGGCGGCTGGCGCTGCTCGAGGTCGGCCAGCCCGACGGCCGGCTCGCGCGCGCCGGCCACCGTGTGTGGTTCGAACGCGTCGTGCCCTGGCTCGGCGGCTGGCTCTCGGACCGCGACGCCTACCGCTACCTGCCGCGCTCGGTGGAGTATCTGCCGCCCGAGGCCGAGCTGCGCGCACTGCTCGAGCGCGCGGGCTTCGAGCGGGTGACTCGCGCGGAGTTCCTGTTCGGTGCCGCGCAGCTCTACACCGCCGTGCGGCGCGGGGCTGCGGCGTGAGCCTGCGTGCCATCCGCAGCCTCGCGGCGCCGGCCGACTTCCTGGCGCGGCTGGCGCACGCGCGCGCGGCGAGCCGCTTCTACTGGCGCAGCGCGGACCGGGCGCTCGAGCTGCTCGCGCTGGGCGAGGTGGCGGCGGTCGAGGCGTCCGGGCCCGGCCGGCTGCAGGCGGCCGCGGCGCGCGTCGCCGAGCTGCTCGAGAAGGTCTGGGTCGAAGGCGACGGGCCGGCGTCTGCCGGACCGCTGTGCGTGGGGGGCTTCGGCTTCTGGGACGACTCCGCGGGCGAATCCGCGTGGCGCGGCTTCCCGCCGCTGCGTTTCTGGCTGCCCGCGCTGCTGTTCGCGCGCGTAGGCGACACCGTGTGGTGTACGGTCACGCGCGACGACGCGAGTCGCTCGTGCGCCGGCGCCGAGCGGGCGGCCGAGCCGGCGCTCGGAACGGGCAGCGCTGCGCGTTCGGGCTTCAGTGCCTGCGCCGAGCCGTCGCGCGACGAGTTCGCGCGCGCGGTCTCGCGCGCCACCGCCGCGATCGGCGCCGGCGAGCTGGAGAAGGTCGTGCTGGCGCGCGCCTGCACGCTCACCCAGGCCGGCGGCTTCGACGCGGCGCGCGTGCTGCGCTCGCTCGGCGAGTCACAGCCCGGCTGCACGGTCTACGGCGTGGGGCTGGGCGGCGCAACCTTCCTCGGCGCGTCGCCCGAGCGGCTCGTGGGCCGCCGCGGCAGCGCAGTCCATGCCGACGCGCTCG
The window above is part of the Myxococcota bacterium genome. Proteins encoded here:
- a CDS encoding VWA domain-containing protein, with the protein product MRRSHARALALALALTLGAPAALADDGELTNVLIVLDASGSMAGKMGGQPKMQLAQRVVKDLVDNMPAEMNVGLIVYGSKSPKEKRDCKDIDVLAPVRRVDPQSIDAALARVSPHGMTPIGASLERAAEQLKGLPGQSTIVLVSDGTETCESDPCAVAKNVRETTGIDVRVHVVGLDVGSGERGTLECVAKGGGGTYYPVGDEKGLRQALSEATTPVCNGQKAMWLSIAHPGLGEGRNAGGGFQRVPKRKFWLGFIPGFGWPGYLQVVSAIDAKNCRTNDWPSD
- a CDS encoding serine/threonine-protein kinase, yielding MAQQVDISPEAADDPLIGRRVRDFSIVERIGRGGMGAVYRAEHLLLREPRALKVIRAELFRAVPHAVERFEREARIAVKLRHPNLVLLHDFFVEDGDHFLVMEYVVGQSLAELLRARGVLSTAEVCRIGAQCCAGLAHAHELGIVHRDLSPENVMLTPSADGPTVKIIDFGVARAALSQETTTRITDATLTRVGDFIGKPRYASPEQAGSLGPGEELDARSDLYSLGLVLYEMATGALPFRSESAVGYLALHLYQAPPAPSELHPELNVSPALERVILRCLEKDRNARYASAAELGHALEEVSRENLARLQRPQRRRAGRPLWLAGAAAGALALAAFAAWRAHERSPAAAALTETARAEPAPAPTPAPAPAATAAPAPVPEPTPVVAPPPVVTRVPEPEPAPPPAEAAAAPAPTHKTARATPRRAPSPAPSAAFSSEDEMEAAFQAAVQFEGGHSPAEAAGNWKKFRARGPSHDWDERAKRRITELTLGGMKEFP
- a CDS encoding MerR family transcriptional regulator; this translates as MNYRIEQLAGITGVRAETIRFYQGRGLLHPPTRSGRVALYDDSHRERLARIRSLLEDGLTLALIKRVLDRGEAPAETASDRLVDALAREKVGGRTYSRAELALATGMPEALISSIQLAGLFEPIRVGGEDRFSEADVEMARAGLRLLGAGFPIHELLAVAVQHGNATRDTADRAIELFDRHIREGGARDRDASEVEAAFRQLLPEVTRLVALYFQRTLVSRALARLRGRGEGEALARAVAATESASLEVAWK
- a CDS encoding ubiquinone/menaquinone biosynthesis methyltransferase, whose amino-acid sequence is MTPLPTGSAKTALVREMFDRIAPRYDRMNRVLSLGLDQRWRRAALAAIRVGTGDRVVDLACGTGDLAELAAARGARVVAVDGAREMLRGARRRGVPAGFARCDVAELPLRTGCASAVTCGFALRNFSEPELALCEAARVLAPAGRLALLEVGQPDGRLARAGHRVWFERVVPWLGGWLSDRDAYRYLPRSVEYLPPEAELRALLERAGFERVTRAEFLFGAAQLYTAVRRGAAA
- a CDS encoding isochorismate synthase, which translates into the protein MSLRAIRSLAAPADFLARLAHARAASRFYWRSADRALELLALGEVAAVEASGPGRLQAAAARVAELLEKVWVEGDGPASAGPLCVGGFGFWDDSAGESAWRGFPPLRFWLPALLFARVGDTVWCTVTRDDASRSCAGAERAAEPALGTGSAARSGFSACAEPSRDEFARAVSRATAAIGAGELEKVVLARACTLTQAGGFDAARVLRSLGESQPGCTVYGVGLGGATFLGASPERLVGRRGSAVHADALAGSAPRGRTPDEDARRGQSLLESPKEREEHAIVRRAVVAALGERCSDVRAAEAPELLRLEGIQHLHTPVSGRLADGERSSVLSLAGALFPTPAVGGAPRAAALAFLRRHEAARRGWYSGGVGWLAPSGEGELCVALRSALLRGDAATLHAGVGIVAGSTPEAELDETRWKLASALGALVEL